The following DNA comes from Anopheles arabiensis isolate DONGOLA chromosome 3, AaraD3, whole genome shotgun sequence.
CTTGGTACATTGTGACGACAGGGGACAGTCACACACAACCTGCCATCTGAATCAACACACGGTGCTATTTGAATATCTCGGCGATAACACGTATACAGCCCCGCAACTAGATATCCGATAACGAGCGATTGTTTTTTGCGTTATCTTCAAAGCTTTCTGTGTAGTTTAACGCTAGGTGCAGACTTCCTGCTCAGTGCCGGTTCGTACACGTAAACGACCGGTTGTGATTGATTACCAGCAACAAACGGTTAAAATGTGTGGTATACTTCGGTGTTGTTGCGATTGCACCAAGCGTATTGCTTGCTGGTAGAGTTCAAGATTCTTTTTGCTTTACCTTCATTGTCTAATGCTACTCATCTTCTCCCCTCAACAGCTGCTGTACCTGCGCACTGCAGACGATCTGCTGCATGGTGTTTGTGGTAGTTATCATCTGCTTGGCGATCGGATTGGGCGTCTACTTTGGCATCTTCCACAACCGCGATTCGGACTCCGATACGACCACGCCACGAAGTCTCATCCTAAACGCACTGATGCCGGACGGCTTCCACGAGGAAAAGGAATCCACCTGGGTGTATTGATGAGAGAGTCGCCCCCCAATGCATCCACTATGAACGCTGTGATATGTGATTAGACTTAGGCAGGAACCAAGGAAAATAGTGTTGCGGCCtcaagtgtgagtgtgtgtgttttcgttccAAAATTTCCCGTTTAATAAATCGAGGTGCACTCACCAATGCTCACCAAAAGCAAAGAAGAACAACATCCAACCGCGTGAATCATCCGTCTCAGTTTGTCCAATTCTATGCTGACGCAGCTTGCATTTTATCAGTGTGAGTTTGAATGGTTACTTTCGCAAGCGGTCGTAGATAACGCTAGATTTGTTAGTTGTACCGCGATAAGCCGTCGGACAAGCAGCGACTAGACGATGCACTCCCTTCCCGGAACGAGCGTTAAGGTGTGTGCGATCTCATTTGGCGATAAAGTTGCTCTAATTGGATGGTCAAAATTAAGAAGACCACTACAAATTAAGCTGTCCCGTGTTTGGTGTTTCCCCCTCGTTTTGGCAATTATAAAAGTGAAGCAATTTGAGCttgaacattttcaaacaatgCCGCCCGTTGACGTGATGTGTCTGTACGCCTAAATTTATGTAAATTATCGCACagttctctctatctctctcccctCAGCTCCGATCGGAAATCCAACCGGCAGTCGGAACTGTTTCTTCCGAAACAAATCAGTCTGCAAAACACACGACCTGTTCCTTCAAAGTACAACTTCCTGCCGAAAAGCGTGTAAAAAGCGTCACGCAGTCACGCAACGTGCGAGAAGCGATTCGTGCGCTGATGGAAGGATTAATTACTGACTGACCGTCGTGGTCTTGGTCTTCGATCGGCACTGCCTGATAGTGTGACAGGCGAAGGGAAAAGAAAGTATCAGCTGATACGAGTCTGCAGGTTTGGTGCAAGGTCAAATGGGTAATTTCATATGAGGGTGCAAATGAGGAGGAGGGAATTACTTCCACTTCAACTAAGCACGACTTGACCAACACTCGCGCTTTCAAGTCATGTTACAAAAAGGGTCTTTCAATTCCGGGAATACGTCGGGAGCCTTTACACCGATAATTTATTCACGCACCCGCAAGTCCGTCTGGGCACTGGGTAGAAGCTATCAGATTGTAAAATTATTCCTGCTTACTTCCGTTCAACCGCAAACGCACTAAAGCGTCCTTTGTCTGAGCGGCTAACTGCGGCTCATGTTGCGGAGCAGAAATTATGACGCTATCGTCATAGAGCGTCCAACCGTCCAAACGAGGAGAACGATTTCGCACCATTTTACGTCACTCGGTCCAGCTAAACACGGATCCGGAAGCGTAAGGCCCCAACAAGCCTACCCTTTCGTTGGCGTTGGCCGCATCCTATCTCCCAAACTAACCCGTCAAGCGTCAATGAGCATGCAATTTGCAACGCAGCGTTTGGCACGGTCGTACctatttttcattcatctATTGGCATCGGCGGCCgatgcgtttgtttttcttcacaaCTCAGCCCATAGGCCGACACCGCTCGCCCGCTGTACGCACACGGTGCTGGTTGCGTGAGATGCGTTTGAAGTGTGTGCCACCGCTAACAAATGGTCGATCATAAATCCGGGCTACTTAATGTCGCAGCATTGAATTACGCCCGCTTCATGCCCGCCCTCGGTCCACGGTAGGCGTTTCTAAGCACGTAAATTATGGATTATGGAGCGCGAGAAAGGTGCTAACGAACAGGAGCGGGATCTATTTTTACACCATccaaccaaccagccaacCAGCAACTTGCAACTTCTGCGGTGCATGTGCTCGAGCATTTGCGGCTCACATTACGCAACGGTCACTTGCGGCAGTATCAACCGTCCTGCCCGGATGCAACCGAATTAATCCTGCTGCGTTGTTGCTGCGTGTTGCGCACCGATATGACCATCCGCACCGATCGCACGCACCGGTCAGGCGGTAATTTATGTTCACAGCTAACGTTGCAATCGCTGCTCTTTTTTTCTGGCAAACACGTGTGCAGCTGAAACTAGCAATATGTGTGGTGCAGTGTGGGTGATAATTTCGCTCATCAATGGGAGCGTTATTTATGGGATAATCTTTGAAAACAATCCTGTAATGGGAAACTGTTTCTCGTGTGCTGTAATTGATAAGCTAGCAgcaattaatattttattgctttcaagTGTTTTAAACGATAcgtttttcaatttattaagcttgccacaacacaaaaatcacCCAACCTTCATCCACAGATAGAGCAATTTTAATCAGCTTATTagtacaatttaaaaatacaaGCCAACTAATCTACCTTGACCTACATCTCTGTGCGATCGACTGCAGCAATGCATCATTTCCCTTCCCTAATGATGCCATTATACCCAAAACATGCTCAACCTATTTTTTATTGGCAgccaaaatgatgatgatgatgatgctgattcACCTTTTTTCACAAATGTGCTCAATCAGGTTATGCTTATTTGCCCGCCTGATCCAATAATCCGCTTACGATGTGAATGAGCGAACAAAACtacccagaaaaaaaaacgcctcgTGTCAAAAATATTTCGCCATCCTTCAAAAACCTCCCATCGAGCGAGCCTCGTAACGCGCCGAAGCCGCCGGTGCAACGATGCACATTTCGATCCCGGGCCCGGGGTCTTTTGGCGAAGACATTCGACGACAGCAGCGCGAAAGGGATTTAACAGCACTGGTTCGTCGTCACCATCGCCAGCGACAGCGTCAACGCGAGACTTTACAAAGATTATAATAAATAAGCCCCCTAAATGTTAcacagacagcagcagcagcaacagcacagctTGTTCTTCTCCTTGCCACCGAAAGCGCTTTAAGCATCCGGTCCCAAACTCGAAGCTGATGATGCCGTTATTAATTAAGCCGTCAGAAGCGTGGCGAACGGAAGGTATTATTATaatatctttcttttttttttttcgttggttcTTACTTCCCTCCGGCAAGCTTACAGCCGAACAAGTCTAAAGTCTGTCATCGGTTTTCAAACTTTTCTGTCGCTGCACTCTATCGGTTATTTACGAAAAACCATTTAAGCACGATGCAGCAGGGCATTCAGCGAGAAGCTGGAGCGAACGAACGCACCATGACGTAAACCCAGCCGCCTAACTTTCGGTGGAATAAAAATCTGCACCTCTTTTAAGCGGATTTTTGGAAGTCATCGGGgcgttgatgctgctgctgcaaacctGCAACCGAAAGCACAAGGCTACAAACATCCTACCATTCGCTGAAGCGGTGGGAAAATACTTACTTCCAAACAAAGCTGACCCAACGCCGGTAGACGATGGGAGAGAGTAAGGGTACAAGTGCGGTCGGAAACGAACCCATCACCAAACCCGAACCCAGCCAGGTGAGAGGCTGTTGGAGTAAAGTTTATCAATTTTAGCACCAACtagccctccccccccccccccccccgaactAGACCACCACAGGACAAAGTTGTTGGATCGAACCGAAGCCATCGCCATCGGTTGTCATCCGCAAGCTGTCGGTTGGTCGTAAATTTTCACCAGCATTTCCACGAAAACGTGCGAAAGGTGTCTTTTTTAAGCATCTTTTTGCACGCACCTAGCCCGAAAGTTTGCCCCAACCTAACCACCGATACCACCGGTGCATTGCATTTGGCGACGACACCTTACCCGCAGGAGAGAGGTGGGCGGTTGTATTTCTTTGCCGAGTTTATGACCCGAAAGAATTGTGCCATAAATTTGTACGGTGGTGCCCCGATGGTGCCTTACCACGCGCCTTTTGTGAGCTTGCCTGTCCTTGTTACAAACTGGGAGGTTCATCCCTCGGCGGCACAAAATTGAATCAAGCGCGGGTGGCGCGCTCGCGAACTGCCAAATCGTACTAATTCTTCATTCGCTGAATCGATCCACTGAAGTATTAAGTAGAAGCAGTTCACGGAGCTGGAAATTTATGGCACTCGGACAGGAAATTGCTCCCTGTGCTGTGAATAGTTCGATGATGATCAATATAAAGCGTTTgttaaaaaaagcacacgaaaAGCTCTGCTGGAGATCCTATTAAAGAAATGATGTCGAACAAATTGCCTAACTTTAGGCGCATTAGATCATTCTTTTCGTTAAATGCTTCCTAGAATCTGTGTAtagttttgttcgtttttttttaccaacaCTTGCCAGAAGCTTGCTTCGACAGAAGCCCAAACCTCTCTCGCCGTTACCCGTTCTGGGGCGTAATTTGATGGGAAAAGTTTTAACGGCCTCACGCAAACGCATTACCCGCGGGAGATAAATTTGGCCACAAAAGCCCACCGAAGGTTATGATGAACTGCCGGGAAGGCTTTCTAATGGAGCCACCAAACGTCATCTTGCAGGACTGATGTGCAATATTTCGTTTAACACCCGCAGGCTGCTGGATGTTGTTCGGCAACTGACATTAGAACAGACCAAAGGTGCGTGAATTTGTAGActttaaaatgtttgctaaaatgcaaattgattttatatgtttttatgtgttattttttctgtttcgcaACAAATACAATAAATTTCACTCAACTTACCGTGTTTTTCGAGAAGTTGAAAGATTGAATGCGCATCATTCTGCTACCTCAGGCCCAAATACTGGTGAACATATTCTCTGAACGAATAACCATTaacctcgtttttttttcgtttcactgctgctgccattaAAAGGATTCACTCCACGGAAAACAATACGGCGCATCGAAGCCGGACTGTGGGATAGTGGGAAAATCCCGTTTTCTTATCAACGCACCAGCATCGCGTCGCAAATAGCGACTCCCGGCGGCAAAGGACGGTGGGCCATGTGGCAAACAACTCGTTAGCTCCGTGCTCGACGAAAGCCATTACGACGGGCGCCCGGGTCGTAACAAGCGCCTGTCGtgttagctgctgctgctactactacttcttgctacaaagcagcaaaactcAGCTAAAAATTTTATGATGTCCACCAGTCAAATTCACTTCCCCTTGTCCTCGCCATGGAAAGGGTTTCCATGGAGCCCCGGGACCCGGACGCGGGAAAAAGGACGAAGACAGTCGTTCAAAGACAGTCGGCCAATGTTTGCCAAAGTTGCTGGCATGCTTCCACATCCACAATcaaatggggggaggggggggtgaaGGACAACCGCTTTTTATGGGCACAAAACACTTCGACATTCGCGACCGTTACCGATTCGAACGACCCATGATGATGACTACTGGTATGgcgataataataataacagctAATGGCCACCATTCATAACCGGGgcatgttatttttattttccactcgCTCGTGTACACGATGATGGTTTTACGATGGTGTCATTTCGCGCGATGAAACATACTATGTGTGTACGGTACGGCGCGACTCATCTTCCGCGACGGCTGATCTTACTCACTGTCCGCTGCCCATCTTCAATCTTTCAGCTGGCAGCTTTTTTGACAGCCCAATGCACTGAAAAGGGTCTAGAGAGGAATATTTTGCAATTATCATCAACCGAGAGCCGAGCAGGAACGAGTGTCCAGTCGGTTAAGGGCCCGGCATCGACACGACACGAGCATAAAATCATAATCCGTTTATTTGTATTAAGTTAATCATGAGCCGTGTGCCGtgtttgatggtggtggagctgGTTTTTTACGACGATTTTTCCGCTTTCCCACTACAACGACACCAGAGCGAGCGGGACGCTTCAGTCTCGCGCTAATCAACGGTTTTAATGCCAATGTTTTGCTCCGTAACGAGGTACGGGCCTGATGGCTTGCGTAGGGTAGGGCATAAAAAGGCGAACAGGAGCAATTATGTAGCGGCGTGGAGACGACTCCTTTAAGGACCGATTCCCCCCTTGTTGACCAATGATTGTTTCGGCGAAACGCTCTAACAAGCAGGATTTATGCTCCACATCCGAATGCTTACACGGGATGGTACGTAGGAAGCTTAAAAAATTGTCATAAACTTGATTAATGAATGTAACAATCAATCCTGAAGGACCTTCTTTGCTGCAACCACATTgtctacatttaggcgcagaTCGATCGTTTGATGGTAGATTCATAGAACGAATCGATTTATGGTTCATGTTTTACACCCGTTCTGCACACTTTAGCGATGACAAGAATCCCGTCTAGACAGACAATTCTAACCCAATTCTAATGTATCATTTGCTAACGGAACGGGCATTTAGGTGTTTAGAGAAGAGAGAGATTCGCCACAAAAAGTAGAAAGTGTATCCGCTAGAAAAAGTGCCCTTGAAACGAGGAGCATCATTAGCATTGGCTGGAAAGGGGAAAGATTCCTTCGCCAACACGCATATCATAAATTCCTTCACCAGAACCAATCAAACTGCTTGAGTTACGTGTCGAAAATTGCTGTTCTAAGCGGTCGCTTCCTTCGCAATCTTTCTCTCGTGTGCTCTTCCAAAACGTCTACaaaatttctttcttttattcctttttgatgcaaaaacagaacattttaaaacaatcgCACACCCATCATATCATTCAATAAAGACCGCAGAATTCGAATGTGTGTCCGTTTGGTCCGATTCTGGTGATTTTCTTATGgttctcttctgtttttttacagATTAACTGCTCATTGAAATCtcgaacgaaaacgaaaatGGATCGAATAAAATGGGCAGCAAGagataacacacacaaaaaacgcgcTCCCTCGCACCATTGTGACTAACGTTAAATTAAATGGCCATCTGGAAATTATACGTAATTACACAATCACAGCGGTTAGCCATGGCGATGGTGGGCGAAAAACAAACGTCCCTCTCTCGGGACGTACAAGAACGCAACGAACGGGCGcgtgagaaaaaagaaaactacaATCATCTTAAATTGCTGCCGATCGTCTGCGTCTTTAGCAGGTTGTTTTGAGCAGGTTGGTTggctgttggttttttttttcttttgcttcctgTGTCGTTTGTGAGATGATTCTCAAATCCCACCACAATCGATGGGTCTACAGCTTGTCCGGATTTGTGATTCGTTTTAATCCGGAGAGAAACGTTTGTGTCATTATTCaattatgaatatttttttatggaaTTGGGGAGAATGTTTTATGCGCCGAAGAGGAGAATCTATTGCAGCCACGTTTGCGTTTCAATCACGTTGCAAAAATGTGCTCGCTTTCCGCATGACGCGcacatcgatcgatcgcttcTTTCTCGTTCCCTCTCGAACGACGCACTATCGAATGTTATTCCATCTGGCCAATCAAAACGCATCGGAAGGAGGGTGCCGATTGCAGATTTTCCTCACCAAACGGCAGCGGCACTAATCCCCGTCCCGCAGTGGTGTAAATTTTGTCTCCAACCCCAACGGAAAGAATGGCTTTCGGGGGAAGGGGTTAACACATTTGCGAGGCTGTTTCCGGGCGCGCATTTGGTTGGCCGGGCTTCGTTTGGTAGGGCTGTGTCGCGATCGTCACTCACGCCAACGCAAACTGCATGTGCACGTGACGTGTCGGTGCAGATAAATCAGCTCCCAGTCACCCCGCTCCATCCCATGGTTGCTGGTATCCGTAGGGTTTTGTAGGAAGCAGGCTTTTCCGGCTGAAATTTGCTACCACCGGATGCCGCCGTGCTGCAGGTGTCGTACCGTTTCAGTCTTCTTACGTAAAACCCATTTTTCAGCACCTCACAATGGGCTACTTTTCTCGCAGTAGATTAAAAATGAGAGGAAAAGGCCGTTTTCTTCATAGTCGAAAGAACATTTTTATTTAGTATAATTCAGGAAGAGTTAAAGAAAAATGtaaccttttttaaataatttgttaTGCTGATTTTTCCCACCAATTTTCGGTTGTTCTCACTGTGCCTTCGAAGGATTAAGATAGGACACGCACAGGCTACCAAAACCGAGCCTCCACCGTCAGCCTCGTGGTTACAACGGTGCTACAACGTTGGTTTGTCACCAATGCAACTCGGTGTAATCATACGCGTCGGCGATAATGAGCATCGAGCGCTCCCAATCAGTCTTACACAACGTGTGGCAGAATGTTAACAACGCACGGCTGGCAAAGTACGTCAACGTTAAAATCAACAAAGTACTATGTATAGGAACAAAACTACCTGTCCGTGAAAATGTATCGAGCGTTTTTGGGGACGGCTCAGCACTGACAAAAAGCGCCCAAAGATATGCAATGCACGTTACGCAATCATCTTATTAAATCATTACGTAAAGCTTTTGTGTCTATTTTTAACCGTAACGCCTTCGTTGTAACGGCTTAAGCGAAGATATGTAAGCTTCCAAAAGGCTTATCATTTGACATGGACGACACTGAAGCGAAAATAACTTCATCACATCTCCCTGTCTGACCGGAACGGTTAACCGCAGTGAAATGCTTTCCTACAAATATTTGCCAACCAACCTGGAATGCAAAAGTGAgtgtgttttacttttctaCCGCCAACTTCTTCCATAATGTTttagtttgaaatgtttttcttgctgctcCCCCGTCTCTATTCATCCTTGACTTTTCCTAACGAACGTTACCACCCACGCCGTTTGGAATTCGAATAAAACTTTcgttcttcttttgttttttgttttcgtgccTGCAGCACGTTTACGACCTCTCCAACATACCTCCTTGCCACATCGAGCTCAATGCAAATTGTAGGGGTTGAGGAGCTTTTTGCTACTTCCCATTGCCGCAGTCTTTCATCTTTGATCTCCAAAAATAGAAACACCAAGGCAACAGCAACCACCTATTTCCTACTTCGAATTCTGGGACAAAAGTCAACCCGAAACTATTTATACCCTTTTTGAAACAACAAACtcgcaaaaaacacacacacacactggagtcGTGTAAGGCATCTAAACAAGCTTTGTGGTGCGATCCGAATGGAATGGGAAGGTAGGTATCGGTCAGCCTTCTTCCCTGGGGTTTTTTATAGTATTCCAAAGTGGAAACTATATCCTTTGGGAAGGTGCAAGACCATGCCCGCTTAGCGACACCAAGGGAAAGCTCGCCCACACATCGTCTAGCGGCAATGtctcacaaaacaaaccaactcAATGTGGGAAAAACAGTCCTTTCGGTGGAAAATCCCACACCCCAGTTGCGTTAAATAGGTTAAAGAAAGGATCCCGGGTTCGATGACGCAAAGCCACAAACATTCGGTGAAATAAATTGGTCGGAATTCCTACGACGGCAAACTTAAATACACTACACGCATTTGGCTTGATCGCTCTAAATCAACACCCTCGACCTAGAGAACGACTTGTTGCAGCAGAGTGGTGTGGGTAGTTATGACATGACGCAATGGAACACGAAAGCATTGAATAAGATGTAGATTATAATAGCTTGAGCAGTCTAACGTATCTGCAAATACCTACAGAAGCTCAACAATAATtgaaactgtaaaaaaaagttcgtCAATTGCGATTCAAAATTGAATTAGGTTCTTGTTCAttgattgttgtttatttaagACTAAATCTTcaacaaaattatttaaaattatgtcTGCAAGCAGTTTTCGTCAACGTTTCAAAGAATTCCTCCTCTTGTTGGGCGCTCGCGCCATCTATCGGGATTCCCAAGACTCAAACCTGCTAGAAGCGTTACTCTCTCCTAGCGTAACAACGTTACCAAGAAACGTTATTATAGTTTTATTTATCctttaaataatgttgaaGCTAGAATACCTAGTCACTCTAACTGATCATTAAATTACTTCCTGAACTTTCTTTTACAACGCAAGGTTCAGTTTCTTTATTTTAGAAAATAACTTATTCCAGCCAAAACAAGTCCCTCGGACAGCTGCGGCTCTACTGTTTTCTCCCGGCTGTCATAttcagtgtggccagattattttggcagaTTTTGGTATGAGCAGCAACATTTTATctgtagttttcggtaggttaaaactcgaaactcaGTTAAAAAGAAGTATTAAGCAGGGGGGAGGGTGCtgatgcgcaaaatgaaagtttcatctcacgagaatatgcatcctttatctaggatatggattagatttggttcccgatatgaaaaatcggtaggaatacagataaatcggtatttctggtcactctggtcATATTCCACCACAGCTGCTGTTTACATTCGCTCTCGTAACGCAATAAACAACAGCAGATTTTCACTTGCGAAgtgaaaagttaaaaaaaatccctacCGCAAGCCGGCGTGTTACTGGCCATGCTTGGGCAGCTGGTACGCCGAGGCAGCCGGTATCCCCGGTGCGTGTACGCCGTCCATACACGCACAATCAAAGTGGACAGTTCAACCAAGCTCGGGTTCCCGTGCGCTTACACCGACGAGGAAACGAGGAAAATTCTCAACACACTCAACGAACAGGATGTGGAGGAGCTGTACAAGTAAGTTTTTAACGCATTAGATTCATTTGTAACACCTCCCTTTAATTATTGCATCGACTTTCCGCCGTTGTAGGTACAACATCTCCAAGTACCGGCTGAAGAAGATCGAAGGATGGCGCAAAAAGTTCGGCACCTTTCTCTCCCTGGAGCAGGTGCTCGAGCTGGACGGGTTCGGCGTGACGGTGTTGCGCAAATTTTACGACTCCATCGTGCACGGCCCAAAGGAGGACGCCGTGGTGGCGCCGAAGGCCATCAAAAAAGACGTTAAGTTCACGACGCCCCTGCTGAGCGCACAGATGGTGCCGAAAATCAACAGCTGCGTGTCGCTGTACGTCGGGCTGGACTACGTGACCTGGGCCCACTTCAAGCTGGCGAAGGACCAGCCCACCGCACTGGCCGGTTGGAACAGTTACAACATCAGCGATCGCAAGCTGCACATCAACGAGCTGATCCGCAATGTGTCGCAAATCAATCGCCTCATCCCGGAGGCGGACGTGTACGTGGTGGAAAACCCACCGGTCGCGCAAGCCTCCGCCATGGGCTCGGCCGTACAGACCAACATCAACGTGCAGCGCTCGCAGCTGATCGgtatgctgatgctgatgctggccAACAGGCCGTCTCCGTTTACGGACAGTGGCGCAAATCAGCCGACCGATGGAACCGTCAGCAGCAACGTGTTCTTCCTCAAGCAGTACCTCTCCGCCCGGCTGTTCGGTATCTTCGTCGGCAACGAGCGGGTATCGTCGGAGGAGGTGATCCGCTCGATCATGGAACGGCAGCTCGCACCGAACGAGGAAGTGCTGGAATCGATCCAATCCCGGCTCGTCATACCGTCCGGGCTGAAGATTATCTACGAAGAGAACGACAGTGCGGAGCGCGAGTTTCTCGGCCAGTCGCTGCTGCTCGGGCTTACCTTTCTGCGACTGTGCATATTCAAGTGCGAGGAcagtttgaaaatatttaGAAGATAAACCCTTAATGCGTGCCCCCGCGTGTGATAGAGGAAGatagagaagcaaaaaatgtattcaaatcaaacacaaacacacttggaTCATTATTAGCAATAAAAGGGAACCATATTCAAGCGAACACTC
Coding sequences within:
- the LOC120903678 gene encoding protein midgut expression 1-like isoform X3 — encoded protein: MCGILRCCCDCTKRIACCCCTCALQTICCMVFVVVIICLAIGLGVYFGIFHNRDSDSDTTTPRSLILNALMPDGFHEEKESTWVY
- the LOC120903678 gene encoding protein midgut expression 1-like isoform X2; translated protein: MCSLIGCCCDCAASIACCCCTCALQTICCMVFVVVIICLAIGLGVYFGIFHNRDSDSDTTTPRSLILNALMPDGFHEEKESTWVY
- the LOC120903678 gene encoding protein midgut expression 1-like isoform X1, with the protein product MCCFIKTIWFCVKSLLQTACYCCTCALQTICCMVFVVVIICLAIGLGVYFGIFHNRDSDSDTTTPRSLILNALMPDGFHEEKESTWVY
- the LOC120902579 gene encoding uncharacterized protein LOC120902579, yielding MLGQLVRRGSRYPRCVYAVHTRTIKVDSSTKLGFPCAYTDEETRKILNTLNEQDVEELYKYNISKYRLKKIEGWRKKFGTFLSLEQVLELDGFGVTVLRKFYDSIVHGPKEDAVVAPKAIKKDVKFTTPLLSAQMVPKINSCVSLYVGLDYVTWAHFKLAKDQPTALAGWNSYNISDRKLHINELIRNVSQINRLIPEADVYVVENPPVAQASAMGSAVQTNINVQRSQLIGMLMLMLANRPSPFTDSGANQPTDGTVSSNVFFLKQYLSARLFGIFVGNERVSSEEVIRSIMERQLAPNEEVLESIQSRLVIPSGLKIIYEENDSAEREFLGQSLLLGLTFLRLCIFKCEDSLKIFRR